A stretch of the Fusobacterium varium genome encodes the following:
- a CDS encoding putative ABC transporter ATP-binding protein yields MIATSNLGMRFSGRKLFEDVNLKFTPGNCYGLIGANGAGKSTFVKILSGDLDPTEGEIIFDKKNKRMAVLKQDHFAHEEDEVLNVVLMGHKKLWDIIVEKNAIYAKSEFTDEDGLRAAELEGEFAELNGWEAETEAETLLMGLGIGIEAHHKLMKELTEPEKVKILLAQALFGQPDVLLLDEPTNGLDIKAISWLENFLMDLDNTTVIVVSHDRHFLNKVCTHITDIDYGKVKMYVGNYDFWYESNELMVKLLSSKNKKIEQKRQELQEFIARFSANASKSRQATSRKKLLDKLQLEDMQVSNRKYPFIEFKQEREAGNNLLKVENLTKTIDGVKILDNLTFTINTGDKVVFLAKNDIVKTTLLSILAGEMEADSGSYTWGVTTTQAYMPKDNTKFFENKNLNLIDWLRPYSPDQHDVFVRGFLGRMLFTGEDAMKSCTVLSGGEKVRCMLSRMMLTNANVLMFDNPNDHLDLESITSLNKALINFKGTILFGAHDHEFIQTVANRIIEITPNGILDKMMSYDEYLEDENVQQRLEELYAE; encoded by the coding sequence ATGATAGCAACTAGTAATCTTGGAATGAGATTTTCTGGAAGAAAACTATTTGAAGATGTCAATCTTAAATTTACTCCTGGAAACTGTTATGGTCTTATAGGAGCAAATGGTGCTGGAAAATCTACATTTGTTAAAATACTTTCTGGAGATCTTGATCCTACAGAAGGGGAAATAATTTTTGATAAAAAAAATAAAAGAATGGCAGTATTAAAGCAGGATCACTTTGCCCATGAAGAAGATGAAGTTCTTAATGTAGTTCTTATGGGACACAAAAAACTTTGGGATATCATTGTAGAAAAAAATGCTATATATGCAAAAAGCGAATTTACTGATGAAGATGGTTTGAGAGCTGCTGAATTAGAAGGAGAATTTGCTGAATTAAATGGTTGGGAAGCTGAAACAGAAGCTGAAACTCTTTTAATGGGATTAGGAATAGGAATTGAAGCTCATCATAAACTTATGAAAGAGCTTACTGAACCTGAAAAAGTTAAAATTCTTTTAGCACAGGCTTTATTTGGACAGCCAGATGTACTTCTTTTAGACGAACCTACCAATGGACTTGATATAAAAGCTATATCTTGGCTTGAAAACTTTCTTATGGATTTAGATAATACTACTGTTATAGTTGTATCACATGACAGGCACTTTTTAAATAAGGTGTGCACTCACATTACAGATATAGACTATGGAAAAGTTAAAATGTACGTAGGAAACTATGATTTCTGGTATGAATCAAATGAGCTTATGGTAAAACTTCTTTCTTCTAAAAATAAAAAAATTGAACAAAAAAGACAAGAACTGCAGGAATTTATTGCCAGATTTAGTGCTAATGCCTCTAAATCTAGACAAGCTACTTCAAGAAAGAAACTTCTTGATAAACTTCAATTAGAAGATATGCAGGTATCAAATAGAAAATATCCATTTATTGAGTTCAAGCAGGAAAGAGAAGCTGGAAACAACCTTCTTAAAGTTGAAAACCTTACTAAAACTATTGATGGAGTTAAAATACTTGACAATCTTACATTCACTATCAATACAGGAGATAAAGTTGTTTTCCTTGCTAAAAATGATATTGTTAAAACAACACTTTTATCTATACTTGCAGGAGAGATGGAGGCTGATTCTGGTTCATATACTTGGGGGGTAACTACAACTCAAGCTTATATGCCTAAAGATAATACTAAATTTTTTGAAAACAAAAATCTTAATCTTATAGACTGGTTAAGACCATATTCACCTGACCAGCATGATGTTTTTGTAAGAGGATTCTTAGGAAGAATGCTTTTCACTGGTGAAGATGCAATGAAAAGTTGTACAGTTCTCTCAGGAGGAGAAAAAGTAAGATGTATGCTTTCTAGAATGATGCTTACAAATGCTAATGTTCTTATGTTTGATAACCCTAATGACCACTTGGACCTAGAATCTATCACATCATTGAACAAAGCTCTTATCAATTTTAAAGGAACTATCCTATTTGGAGCTCATGACCATGAATTTATTCAAACAGTAGCTAATAGAATTATTGAGATAACTCCTAATGGAATCCTTGATAAAATGATGAGTTATGATGAATATCTTGAAGATGAAAATGTACAGCAAAGATTAGAAGAATTATACGCTGAATAA
- a CDS encoding putative transposase, translating into MFFFYDRDLLTKLAYAVNDVFKYQFHNIKAKNQRIHKISKYSSKYFTNSDIIHYGLITVIHTFGRDLKWNPHIHAIVTLGGFNKNFQFLEKKYFHVNSIAGQWKKMVIDIVKSGNYDKPEIKAKAYAAANYLYRKNTRFFFNVAKNDLNNNIYAIKYIGRYLSRAPIAEYKIVDFYDNKVTFYYESLADDKQRIELTLDVETFLSKLIIHIPPKHFKMIRRFGIYSRNIKSELKNIMKFMRKYVSKYSNSTFYQLEIWNAFGVNPFYCFKCNARMKIKKISYFNIHTGSICWKEYR; encoded by the coding sequence ATGTTTTTCTTCTATGATAGAGACCTTTTAACTAAGCTTGCTTATGCTGTTAATGATGTTTTTAAATATCAATTTCATAACATTAAAGCAAAAAATCAAAGAATTCATAAAATTTCAAAATATTCCTCTAAATACTTTACTAACTCAGATATCATTCATTATGGATTGATTACTGTTATTCATACCTTTGGGCGCGATCTTAAATGGAACCCTCATATTCATGCTATTGTTACTTTAGGTGGATTCAATAAAAACTTCCAATTTCTTGAAAAAAAATATTTTCATGTCAATTCCATTGCTGGACAATGGAAAAAAATGGTTATTGATATTGTTAAATCTGGAAATTATGACAAGCCTGAAATTAAAGCTAAAGCTTATGCTGCTGCTAACTACCTTTATCGCAAAAATACAAGATTCTTTTTCAATGTTGCAAAAAATGATTTAAATAATAATATTTATGCAATTAAATATATTGGCAGATATCTGTCAAGAGCTCCTATCGCAGAATATAAAATTGTTGATTTCTATGATAATAAGGTTACTTTCTATTATGAAAGTCTTGCTGATGATAAACAAAGAATTGAGCTTACTTTAGATGTGGAAACATTTCTTTCCAAATTAATTATTCACATTCCCCCTAAACATTTCAAAATGATTAGGCGCTTTGGAATCTATTCTAGAAATATTAAATCAGAACTTAAAAACATCATGAAATTCATGAGAAAATATGTCTCTAAATATTCCAATTCTACTTTTTATCAACTTGAAATATGGAACGCTTTTGGAGTAAATCCTTTTTATTGTTTTAAATGTAATGCCAGAATGAAAATTAAAAAAATATCATATTTTAATATACATACAGGCTCCATTTGCTGGAAAGAATATCGCTAA
- a CDS encoding NADH oxidase encodes MPKLFDCINIKNIKIKNRIVLPPLVRFSMVGKDGFVTDKVIEWYKDVCAGGIGLVIVEASAVAEDGKLRDNQLGIWDDKFIAGLKRIADTCHEYDVPVLIQLHHAGFKEKIKDVPEHLLDEILESFKMAFKRAREAGFDGIEIHGAHTYLISQLNSRLWNLREDKYGGTFEKRMYFSKKLIEETRDIFNDDFILGYRMGGNEPELKDGIEIAKYLEKLGVDILHVSSGVPDPAFKQERKIEMPTEFPLDWVIYMGTEIKKHVNIPVIGVRKIKKETEASWLIENELLDFVAVGRAIIAKPNWAEAAKKEYEKRNEIKES; translated from the coding sequence ATGCCAAAATTATTTGATTGTATAAATATAAAAAATATAAAAATAAAGAATAGAATAGTTCTTCCGCCACTGGTAAGATTTTCAATGGTAGGAAAAGATGGTTTTGTTACAGACAAAGTAATAGAATGGTACAAAGATGTCTGTGCTGGAGGAATCGGACTGGTAATAGTAGAAGCTTCTGCTGTAGCAGAAGATGGAAAGCTGAGAGATAATCAGCTGGGTATATGGGATGATAAATTTATAGCTGGACTTAAAAGAATAGCTGATACTTGTCATGAATATGATGTTCCTGTCCTTATACAACTTCATCATGCAGGCTTTAAAGAGAAAATCAAAGATGTGCCTGAGCATCTTCTGGATGAGATACTGGAAAGCTTTAAAATGGCTTTTAAGAGAGCGAGAGAGGCAGGCTTTGATGGAATAGAAATTCATGGAGCTCATACTTATCTTATATCACAATTAAATTCCAGATTATGGAATTTGAGAGAAGATAAATATGGAGGAACTTTTGAAAAGAGAATGTATTTTTCAAAAAAACTTATAGAAGAAACAAGAGATATTTTTAATGATGATTTTATTTTAGGCTATAGAATGGGAGGAAATGAGCCTGAACTAAAAGATGGAATAGAGATAGCAAAATATTTGGAAAAACTTGGAGTAGATATACTTCATGTATCAAGTGGAGTTCCAGATCCTGCATTCAAACAGGAAAGAAAAATAGAAATGCCGACAGAATTTCCTCTGGATTGGGTAATCTATATGGGAACAGAGATTAAAAAACATGTGAACATACCAGTGATTGGAGTAAGGAAAATAAAAAAAGAAACAGAAGCAAGTTGGCTTATAGAAAATGAACTTTTAGATTTTGTAGCAGTAGGGAGAGCTATAATAGCAAAACCTAATTGGGCAGAAGCAGCAAAAAAGGAGTACGAAAAAAGAAATGAAATTAAGGAGTCTTGA
- a CDS encoding heavy metal translocating P-type ATPase, translating to MKIREYAVDNLGCAGCAAKIQHEGSKMTGILNSNLDLYKKKMIVETDDSFDENQFLSAINKIADKLEPGTKIYKKENEEIKTREYVVENLGCAGCAAKIQHESSKLKGVINSNLDLYKKNITVETDSSFDEESFLEQVNTIADKLEPGTLIYKAETEDDNDESKAKRERELVLEKAEEKREKLLLITGAVLFIISVFLKSFPMIKLAVSIAAYIILGGDVVLKSFKNIAKGNFLDENFLMTIATFGAFYLGETTEAVGVMLFYKVGEYFQESAVRNSRKSIEKLLDIRPDYANIRDKNGEVVKISPKKLKVGDIIIIKSGEKVPVDGIVVKGESDLNTAALTGESVPADVAVNSEVLSGSLNGAGVLEVKVTKLFSDSTINKIIEMVENASNKKAESEKFITKFARYYTPIVVVIALIVGLGFPALFGNFNMWFGRALIFLVISCPCALVLSVPLTFFSSIGKASKSGILIKGGNYLEALTTIGAVVFDKTGTLTKGKFKIDKLEAVNESEDNLLKTAKIGEFYSNHPIGKAILSYGSIEVNEEYIEGYKELSGFGVLSYYEGKMILIGNYKLMKEYKIKAEEKHYAGTVLYVAEDNVFLGYVYISDEIKEDSPLTIEGLKKSGIQSYMLTGDNNKIGAVVGEKLGLNPENVYSQLLPQDKVSKLEEIKSKNNKGVVFVGDGVNDAPVLSLADVGIAMGGVGSDIAIEAADVVIMKDEPSKILELLKIAKQNKKVVMQNIIMALGIKVIVMILGVFGIANMWMAIFSDVGVSLLAVLNASQGIKRN from the coding sequence ATGAAAATAAGAGAATATGCAGTAGATAACCTTGGCTGTGCTGGGTGTGCTGCTAAAATACAACATGAAGGTTCCAAAATGACTGGTATATTAAACAGCAATCTTGATCTTTATAAGAAAAAAATGATAGTTGAAACTGATGATAGTTTTGATGAAAATCAATTTTTATCAGCTATCAATAAAATTGCAGATAAACTTGAACCTGGAACTAAAATATATAAAAAAGAAAATGAAGAAATCAAAACAAGAGAATATGTTGTAGAAAATTTAGGCTGTGCAGGATGTGCCGCTAAAATACAACATGAAAGTTCTAAATTAAAAGGAGTTATTAACAGTAATCTTGATCTTTACAAGAAAAATATAACTGTTGAAACTGATTCATCTTTTGATGAAGAAAGTTTCTTGGAACAGGTAAATACAATAGCTGATAAATTAGAACCTGGAACTCTGATATACAAAGCTGAAACTGAAGATGATAATGATGAATCCAAAGCTAAGAGAGAAAGAGAATTGGTATTAGAAAAAGCTGAAGAAAAAAGAGAAAAGCTGCTTCTGATTACTGGAGCTGTTTTATTTATTATTTCTGTTTTTCTTAAATCTTTTCCTATGATAAAGTTAGCTGTATCAATAGCAGCATATATTATCCTAGGTGGTGATGTAGTTCTCAAATCATTTAAAAATATTGCAAAGGGAAACTTTCTTGATGAAAATTTCTTGATGACTATTGCTACATTCGGTGCCTTTTATCTTGGAGAAACAACTGAAGCTGTTGGAGTGATGCTTTTCTATAAAGTAGGAGAATATTTCCAAGAATCAGCTGTAAGAAACTCAAGAAAATCTATTGAAAAGCTTTTAGATATCAGACCTGATTATGCAAATATAAGAGATAAAAATGGTGAAGTAGTAAAGATTTCTCCAAAAAAATTAAAAGTTGGAGATATCATAATTATAAAATCTGGAGAAAAAGTTCCAGTAGATGGAATTGTTGTAAAGGGTGAAAGTGATTTAAATACTGCTGCTCTTACTGGAGAATCTGTTCCTGCAGATGTTGCTGTAAATAGTGAGGTTTTAAGTGGAAGTTTAAATGGTGCTGGAGTTCTTGAAGTAAAAGTCACAAAACTTTTCAGTGATTCTACTATCAATAAAATAATAGAAATGGTAGAAAATGCAAGCAACAAAAAAGCTGAATCAGAAAAATTCATTACAAAATTTGCTAGATATTATACACCTATAGTTGTAGTGATAGCTTTAATAGTTGGACTTGGGTTCCCTGCACTATTTGGTAATTTCAATATGTGGTTTGGAAGAGCATTAATATTCCTTGTTATATCTTGTCCATGTGCTTTGGTATTATCCGTACCTCTTACTTTTTTCAGCAGTATAGGGAAAGCATCAAAAAGCGGTATTCTTATCAAAGGGGGAAACTATCTTGAAGCTCTTACTACCATAGGTGCTGTTGTTTTTGACAAGACTGGTACTCTTACTAAAGGAAAATTTAAAATAGACAAACTTGAAGCTGTAAATGAAAGTGAAGATAATCTTTTAAAAACAGCTAAAATAGGTGAATTTTACTCAAATCACCCAATAGGAAAAGCTATTCTAAGTTATGGAAGTATAGAAGTAAATGAAGAATATATAGAAGGGTACAAAGAACTTTCTGGATTTGGAGTGCTTTCTTATTATGAAGGCAAAATGATACTTATAGGAAATTATAAACTTATGAAAGAATATAAGATAAAGGCAGAAGAAAAACATTATGCTGGTACTGTTCTTTATGTAGCAGAAGATAATGTATTCCTAGGATATGTATATATTTCTGATGAAATAAAAGAAGACTCGCCACTAACTATAGAAGGATTAAAGAAATCTGGTATCCAAAGTTATATGCTTACTGGAGATAACAATAAAATAGGGGCTGTTGTTGGAGAAAAGCTTGGATTAAATCCTGAAAATGTATATTCTCAATTATTGCCACAGGATAAAGTAAGTAAACTTGAAGAAATCAAATCTAAAAACAATAAAGGTGTTGTTTTTGTGGGAGATGGTGTCAATGATGCTCCTGTATTATCTTTAGCTGATGTAGGAATAGCTATGGGTGGAGTTGGTAGTGATATTGCTATTGAAGCTGCTGATGTTGTTATAATGAAAGATGAACCTTCTAAAATACTGGAATTATTAAAAATAGCAAAACAAAATAAAAAAGTTGTTATGCAGAATATAATTATGGCTCTTGGAATAAAAGTTATAGTTATGATACTTGGAGTATTTGGTATAGCAAATATGTGGATGGCAATATTTTCAGATGTTGGAGTATCTTTATTAGCTGTTCTTAATGCTTCACAAGGAATAAAGAGAAATTAA
- a CDS encoding putative methyltransferase, producing the protein MKVNKEYIEKLFADIIDKNIGTISNPLDKGYPYSKINIKPLRIKDEIFIQFEQFKDNKAFHENICADSSKIKFSEILDNFKQILISVNGSDYQILKGKNAFNLKKTENTKTLKTLEHNKKKNYILEEGTPVPFLTKLGVMGEKGEVFKQSYDKFRQINKYLEFIDDTIKELQYKKLISSHVKFVDFGCGKSYLTFALHHYLKNIKNFTFEIIGLDLKKDVIKKCNDIAAELKCENLEFLTGDIKDFDKLQNVDIIFSLHACNNATDYALLKGLELNAKAILAVPCCQHEFNDKISANKKSDFFTFQLPVGKHGILLEKYATIATDAFRAQALELCGYRTQVMEFIDMEHTPKNTLIKGIKEKTTTEFLKKKFEEYGKFKKFLGIEPLLDSLLSPYFLIKL; encoded by the coding sequence ATGAAAGTAAATAAGGAATATATAGAGAAATTGTTCGCTGACATTATAGATAAGAATATTGGTACTATTTCAAATCCTTTAGATAAAGGATATCCATATTCAAAGATAAATATAAAACCATTGAGGATAAAAGATGAAATATTTATACAATTTGAACAGTTTAAAGATAATAAAGCTTTTCATGAAAATATATGTGCTGATTCTTCAAAAATAAAATTTTCTGAAATATTAGATAATTTTAAACAGATATTGATATCTGTAAATGGAAGTGATTATCAGATATTGAAAGGAAAAAATGCTTTTAATCTCAAAAAAACTGAAAATACAAAAACATTGAAAACTTTAGAGCATAATAAAAAGAAAAATTATATATTGGAAGAGGGAACTCCAGTACCTTTTCTTACAAAACTAGGAGTAATGGGAGAAAAAGGGGAAGTTTTTAAGCAAAGTTATGATAAGTTCAGACAGATAAATAAATATCTTGAATTTATAGATGATACAATAAAAGAACTTCAATATAAAAAACTTATTAGTTCGCATGTTAAATTTGTAGATTTTGGATGTGGAAAATCATATCTTACTTTTGCACTTCATCATTATTTAAAAAATATAAAAAACTTTACTTTTGAAATAATAGGACTGGATTTAAAAAAAGATGTAATAAAGAAATGTAATGATATAGCTGCAGAATTAAAATGTGAAAATTTGGAGTTTTTAACAGGAGATATTAAAGATTTTGACAAACTTCAAAATGTGGATATAATATTTTCGCTTCATGCCTGCAATAATGCTACAGACTATGCACTGCTGAAAGGACTGGAATTAAATGCAAAGGCTATTCTTGCAGTTCCATGCTGTCAGCATGAATTTAATGACAAGATAAGTGCTAATAAAAAAAGTGATTTTTTTACATTCCAGCTTCCTGTTGGAAAACATGGAATACTTTTAGAAAAATATGCAACTATTGCTACAGATGCTTTTAGAGCACAAGCTCTGGAATTATGTGGATACAGAACTCAAGTGATGGAATTCATAGACATGGAACATACTCCTAAAAACACTCTTATCAAAGGAATAAAGGAAAAAACAACTACAGAATTTTTAAAGAAAAAATTTGAAGAATATGGAAAATTTAAAAAGTTTTTAGGAATTGAACCACTTTTAGATAGTCTTCTTTCACCATACTTTTTAATAAAATTATAA
- the efp gene encoding elongation factor P codes for MKIAQELRAGSTIKIGNDPFVVLKSEYNKSGRNAAVVKFKMKNLLNGNISDAVYKADEKMDDIRLDKVKTVYSYNDGSFYVFSNPETWDQVELKEEDLGDAINYLEEGMELDVIYYESTPVAVELPTFLERQIEYTEPGLRGDTTGKVMKAARINTGFEVQVPLFVEQGEWIKIDTRTNEYVERIKK; via the coding sequence ATGAAAATAGCTCAAGAATTAAGAGCAGGAAGTACAATTAAAATCGGAAACGATCCATTTGTAGTTCTAAAATCAGAGTACAACAAATCAGGAAGAAACGCTGCAGTGGTAAAATTTAAAATGAAAAATCTATTAAATGGAAATATTTCAGATGCTGTTTATAAAGCAGATGAAAAAATGGATGATATCAGACTTGATAAAGTTAAAACAGTTTATTCTTATAATGATGGAAGTTTCTATGTATTTTCAAACCCAGAAACTTGGGATCAAGTAGAACTTAAAGAAGAAGATCTAGGAGATGCTATCAACTATCTAGAAGAAGGAATGGAATTAGATGTAATATACTATGAATCTACTCCAGTTGCTGTAGAATTACCTACTTTCCTTGAAAGACAAATTGAATATACTGAACCAGGACTAAGAGGAGATACTACTGGAAAAGTAATGAAAGCAGCTAGAATTAATACTGGATTTGAAGTTCAAGTTCCTCTATTTGTTGAACAAGGTGAATGGATTAAAATAGATACTAGAACAAATGAATATGTAGAAAGAATCAAAAAATAA